The sequence GGCTAAACCCCAAATTTTCCTTGTTAAAATGCCAACACCCAGTCCCCTCCCTGGAAATGGTCTCGATTTAAATTTAATTCAAAACCCCTCTCTGGATAGTGACACTGGCTCGAGGTCTAGGCTCCACTCAGGTGGCCTCCAGATGGCCTTCCTTCCCTAAGAGGTTGTTCGGCGTCAGGGCAGGGTGCGCCTGAGCTTGCTTACCTCTCTTCAGGCGCTCCATGGCACTCTTGCTTCCAGCATAGGTGGGCCGGATCTCTTTGCCCATCTCCTCAATGACCGACAGCAGGTCTGTGTAGGTACTCTGGGAGCCCTGGGCGCCCGGTGGCTTCATTGCCTAAGCCAAAGAGAACAGGGCAGTGAGCTCAGGCCCCGGGTGGGCTACCAGCCCTCATCCCTAAGCAAGCTGGCCGTCCCACTCACCTGCACATAGCCCATGGAGGGAGGTCCAAAGTCGTTGAACAGTGGCCTGAAAGGGGCAGCGGCTCCCGGCACCGAGCCCGACGGCGACGGGACGCTTCCGGCTGCAACGGGCGCGAGGAAGAGGTCAGCACGGGGCAGGGACGCCTCCTCCCAACGTTCCAAGCCCCGGGCCGAGTGTTTCCGATTCCCTCCAAAAGGATGCTTCATTCCAGGCTGGTCAACTTCAGGGACAAACCCCACCCCCTGCGCCCCACCTACAAGCCCTTACGTCACCACGCCCACTTCGCAggccaggaaactgaggctccaggaG comes from Elephas maximus indicus isolate mEleMax1 chromosome 7, mEleMax1 primary haplotype, whole genome shotgun sequence and encodes:
- the CDK2AP2 gene encoding cyclin-dependent kinase 2-associated protein 2 isoform X3 codes for the protein MSYKPIAPAPSSTPGSSTPGPGTPVPTAGSVPSPSGSVPGAAAPFRPLFNDFGPPSMGYVQAMKPPGAQGSQSTYTDLLSVIEEMGKEIRPTYAGSKSAMERLKRGIIHARALVRECLAETERNART
- the CDK2AP2 gene encoding cyclin-dependent kinase 2-associated protein 2 isoform X1 — translated: MKHPFGGNRKHSARGLERWEEASLPRADLFLAPVAAGSVPSPSGSVPGAAAPFRPLFNDFGPPSMGYVQAMKPPGAQGSQSTYTDLLSVIEEMGKEIRPTYAGSKSAMERLKRGIIHARALVRECLAETERNART
- the CDK2AP2 gene encoding cyclin-dependent kinase 2-associated protein 2 isoform X2: MKHPFGGNRKHSARGLERWEEASLPRADLFLAPVAAGSVPSPSGSVPGAAAPFRPLFNDFGPPSMGYVQAMKPPGAQGSQSTYTDLLSVIEEMGKEIRPTYAGSKSAMERLKRAAPWKPNGAVLLCPIGLL
- the CDK2AP2 gene encoding cyclin-dependent kinase 2-associated protein 2 isoform X4, which produces MGYVQAMKPPGAQGSQSTYTDLLSVIEEMGKEIRPTYAGSKSAMERLKRGIIHARALVRECLAETERNART